Proteins encoded in a region of the Paucibacter sediminis genome:
- the nagE gene encoding N-acetylglucosamine-specific PTS transporter subunit IIBC: protein MKPSRFAGIQQLGRALMLPIAVLPVAGLLLRLGQPDLLDIAVMAQAGDAIFANLALIFAIGVAVGFARENNGTAGLAGAIGYLVLTAVLKASDAKINMGVLAGITAGLSAGLLYNRCKDIALPSYLAFFGGKRFVPIATGFAMLLAGVLLSLLWPPVQQGIDALGHWLIGAGGLGLFIYGVLNRLLIVTGLHHILNSLTWFVFGSFPDPLVAGKIATGDLNRFFAGDPTAGSFMTGFFPVMMFGLPAACLAIYRAARPENRAAVGGLLLSMGLTAMLTGVTEPVEFSFMFLAPLLYAIHALLTGLSMALMHALDVRLGFTFSAGLFDYLLSFGKGHNGLLLLPVGLAYGLVYYLLFSFFIRRFKLPTMGREEGGAGPAPTVSASGRGSARAQGLLVALGGAANLRSVDACTTRLRLQVADNGAIDAAALRALGARGVIMPAPGSVQVVLGPEADQVADELRALQGQAPQPPAAAMPPPPVPPVPPAELRLDRRAWLLALGGEANVQRIEAVAGTRLRVVLGDAARVDEAALLGLGALGLQSFSPALVHVLLADAAAAHAALLAERAGP, encoded by the coding sequence ATGAAACCAAGCAGATTTGCCGGCATCCAGCAGCTCGGGCGCGCCCTGATGCTGCCGATCGCGGTCTTGCCGGTGGCGGGCTTGCTGCTGCGCCTGGGCCAGCCCGACCTGCTGGACATCGCGGTGATGGCGCAGGCGGGCGATGCCATCTTCGCCAACCTGGCGCTGATCTTCGCGATCGGCGTGGCGGTGGGCTTCGCGCGGGAGAACAACGGCACGGCCGGGCTGGCGGGGGCGATCGGCTACCTGGTGCTCACGGCGGTGCTGAAGGCCAGCGATGCCAAGATCAATATGGGCGTGCTGGCCGGCATCACCGCCGGGCTCTCCGCCGGCCTGCTCTACAACCGCTGCAAGGACATCGCCCTGCCGTCCTACCTGGCCTTTTTCGGCGGCAAGCGTTTCGTGCCCATCGCCACCGGCTTTGCGATGCTGCTGGCCGGCGTGCTGCTGAGCCTGCTGTGGCCGCCGGTGCAACAGGGCATCGACGCGCTGGGCCATTGGCTGATCGGCGCCGGCGGGCTGGGCCTGTTCATCTACGGCGTGCTGAACCGGCTGCTGATCGTCACCGGCCTGCACCACATCCTCAACTCGCTCACCTGGTTCGTGTTCGGCAGCTTCCCGGACCCGCTGGTGGCCGGCAAGATCGCCACCGGCGACCTGAATCGCTTCTTTGCCGGCGACCCTACGGCCGGCAGCTTCATGACCGGCTTCTTCCCGGTGATGATGTTCGGCCTGCCCGCCGCCTGCCTGGCGATCTACCGCGCGGCGCGGCCCGAGAACCGCGCCGCGGTGGGCGGGCTGCTGCTCTCCATGGGCCTCACCGCCATGCTCACCGGCGTAACCGAGCCGGTGGAGTTCTCCTTCATGTTCCTGGCGCCGCTGCTGTATGCGATCCATGCCCTGCTGACGGGGCTGTCGATGGCGCTGATGCACGCGCTCGACGTGCGCCTGGGCTTCACCTTCTCGGCCGGGCTGTTCGATTACCTGCTGTCCTTCGGCAAGGGCCACAACGGCCTGTTGCTGCTGCCGGTGGGCCTGGCCTATGGCCTGGTCTATTACCTGCTGTTCAGCTTCTTCATCCGGCGCTTCAAGCTGCCGACCATGGGGCGCGAGGAGGGCGGCGCGGGACCGGCGCCCACCGTTAGCGCCAGTGGCCGCGGCAGCGCGCGTGCGCAGGGCCTGCTGGTGGCGCTGGGCGGGGCCGCCAATCTGCGCTCGGTGGACGCCTGCACCACGCGCCTGCGCCTGCAGGTGGCCGACAACGGCGCCATCGACGCGGCCGCGCTGCGCGCCCTCGGTGCCCGCGGCGTCATCATGCCGGCGCCCGGCAGCGTGCAGGTGGTGCTGGGCCCCGAGGCCGACCAGGTGGCCGACGAGCTGCGCGCGCTGCAGGGTCAGGCGCCGCAGCCGCCCGCCGCGGCCATGCCGCCGCCGCCAGTGCCGCCAGTGCCGCCGGCCGAGCTGCGCCTGGACCGCAGGGCCTGGCTGCTGGCGCTGGGCGGGGAGGCCAATGTGCAGCGCATCGAGGCGGTGGCCGGCACGCGGCTGCGCGTGGTGCTGGGCGATGCCGCGCGCGTCGACGAGGCGGCGCTGCTGGGCCTGGGCGCGCTGGGCCTGCAGAGCTTCTCGCCGGCGCTGGTGCATGTGCTGCTGGCCGACGCCGCCGCCGCGCATGCGGCCCTGCTGGCCGAAAGGGCGGGGCCATGA
- the ptsP gene encoding phosphoenolpyruvate--protein phosphotransferase, whose protein sequence is MSEALSLLAPFDGIAMPLQAVADPVFAGLVLGDGLAIEPLSATLLAPCDGVLSHLARSAHALTLTAPNGAELLLHIGIDTVQLQGQGFNALVRQGDAVRRGQPLIVVDLDWVARRAPSLQTMLVLTGGGFQIAGRASGRLRAGRDQFLQLAPARPTANAAGLVSPAAAALRARAQVLHRNGLHARPSALVQAAARAFAAEVQLEFRGRAANARSMTALMGLAVGELDEVLVCARGADAEAALQAVVQALQSCSGAAPVSAPPAPQPAPAGPDDGAGDGDGGPGLRGVCAAPGLALGQVLRLDRQVAEVPQQGLGLETEFARLASALKQTREEIGAAMAEAAERQANEERDIYGAHLALADDPELIAATEQAVLRGDSAGHAFRQAIGAQCELLGGLGNALLAERVNDLQDLERRLLAALGHRAAGQPSLGPASILVADDLAPSDLTGLPRALLAGLATVHGGATSHVAILARAMGIPALVAMGPALLGLRNGQQVLLDADRGRLCAEPSAAQLSAAQAQLAAQAAQRAEMLRSADRPAQTLDGQHIEVAANIANEADAREALRCGADGVGLLRTEFLFIDRNEMPDAAEQARAYQAVIDAMQGRPAIIRTMDVGGDKSLPYLSLPSEDNPALGLRGIRSGLAQPELLDAQLRGLLAVRPLASLRILIPMVAEVGEVLRVRERIEALAEEMGLAERPQLGVMIEVPSAALLADQLARHVDFFSIGTNDLSQYTLAMDRCHAGLAARLDPMHPALLRLIAMTVEGASQHGKWVGLCGGMASDLEAVPLLLGLGVSELSVSPPLVPGVKARLRTLSRVQCRADVQALLRLESAEAVRATARARWPMEAQ, encoded by the coding sequence ATGAGCGAGGCCCTGTCCTTGCTGGCACCGTTCGATGGCATCGCCATGCCTCTGCAGGCGGTGGCCGACCCGGTGTTCGCCGGCCTGGTGCTGGGGGACGGCCTGGCGATCGAGCCGCTCTCGGCCACGCTGCTGGCGCCCTGCGACGGCGTGCTCAGCCACCTGGCGCGCAGCGCCCATGCGCTCACGCTGACGGCGCCCAATGGCGCCGAGCTGCTGCTGCACATCGGCATCGACACCGTGCAACTGCAAGGCCAGGGCTTCAATGCCCTGGTGCGCCAGGGCGACGCGGTGCGCCGCGGCCAGCCGCTGATCGTGGTGGACCTGGACTGGGTGGCGCGGCGCGCGCCCTCGCTGCAGACCATGCTGGTGCTCACCGGCGGCGGCTTCCAGATCGCCGGCCGCGCCAGCGGCAGGCTCAGGGCCGGGCGAGATCAGTTCTTGCAGTTAGCGCCGGCCCGGCCGACGGCCAATGCGGCCGGCTTGGTTAGCCCAGCCGCGGCCGCGCTGCGCGCCCGCGCCCAGGTGCTGCATCGCAACGGCCTGCATGCCCGGCCCTCGGCCCTGGTGCAGGCGGCCGCGCGCGCCTTCGCCGCCGAGGTGCAGCTGGAGTTCCGCGGGCGCGCTGCCAATGCCCGCAGCATGACGGCGCTGATGGGCCTGGCGGTGGGCGAGCTGGACGAGGTGCTGGTCTGCGCCCGCGGCGCGGATGCCGAGGCCGCGCTGCAGGCGGTGGTGCAGGCGCTGCAAAGCTGCAGCGGCGCGGCACCGGTGAGCGCGCCGCCGGCCCCGCAGCCGGCTCCCGCAGGGCCTGATGATGGCGCTGGCGACGGCGATGGCGGCCCGGGCCTGCGCGGCGTCTGCGCCGCGCCCGGCCTGGCCCTGGGCCAGGTGTTGCGGCTGGATCGGCAGGTGGCCGAGGTGCCACAGCAGGGGCTGGGGCTGGAGACCGAGTTTGCCCGCCTGGCCAGCGCGCTCAAGCAGACGCGCGAGGAGATTGGCGCGGCGATGGCGGAGGCCGCCGAGCGCCAGGCCAACGAGGAGCGCGACATCTACGGCGCCCATCTGGCCCTGGCCGACGATCCCGAGCTGATCGCCGCCACCGAGCAGGCGGTGCTGCGGGGCGACAGCGCCGGCCATGCCTTCCGCCAGGCCATCGGCGCGCAATGCGAGCTGCTGGGCGGGTTGGGCAATGCCTTGCTGGCCGAGCGCGTCAACGATCTGCAGGATCTGGAGCGGCGCCTGCTGGCGGCGCTGGGCCACCGGGCCGCGGGCCAGCCCAGCCTGGGCCCCGCCTCGATCCTGGTGGCGGACGATCTCGCCCCCTCCGATCTGACCGGCCTGCCGCGCGCCCTGCTGGCGGGGCTGGCCACCGTGCATGGCGGTGCCACCAGCCATGTGGCGATCCTGGCGCGCGCCATGGGCATACCGGCCCTGGTGGCGATGGGGCCGGCCCTGCTGGGGCTGCGCAACGGCCAGCAGGTGCTGCTCGACGCCGACCGCGGCCGGCTCTGCGCCGAGCCGAGCGCCGCGCAGCTGAGCGCCGCGCAGGCGCAGCTGGCCGCGCAGGCCGCCCAGCGCGCCGAGATGCTGCGCAGCGCCGATCGGCCCGCGCAGACCCTGGACGGCCAGCACATCGAGGTGGCCGCCAATATCGCCAACGAGGCCGATGCCCGTGAGGCGCTGCGCTGCGGCGCCGACGGGGTGGGGCTGCTGCGCACCGAATTCCTCTTCATCGACCGCAACGAGATGCCCGACGCCGCCGAGCAGGCGCGTGCCTACCAGGCGGTCATCGATGCGATGCAGGGCCGGCCCGCCATCATCCGCACCATGGACGTGGGCGGCGACAAGTCGCTGCCCTATCTGAGCCTGCCCAGCGAGGACAACCCGGCGCTGGGCCTGCGCGGCATCCGCTCCGGCCTGGCCCAGCCCGAGCTGCTGGACGCGCAGTTGCGCGGCCTGCTGGCGGTGCGCCCGCTCGCCAGCCTGCGCATCCTGATCCCGATGGTGGCCGAGGTGGGCGAGGTGCTGCGGGTGCGCGAACGCATCGAGGCCCTGGCCGAGGAGATGGGGCTGGCCGAGCGGCCGCAGCTGGGCGTGATGATCGAGGTGCCCTCGGCCGCGCTGCTGGCCGACCAGCTGGCGCGTCATGTCGACTTCTTCTCCATCGGCACCAACGACCTGAGCCAGTACACGCTGGCGATGGACCGCTGCCATGCCGGCCTGGCGGCACGCCTGGACCCGATGCACCCGGCCCTGCTGCGCCTCATCGCGATGACGGTGGAGGGCGCCTCCCAGCATGGCAAATGGGTGGGCCTGTGCGGTGGCATGGCCTCCGACCTGGAGGCGGTGCCGCTGCTGCTGGGCCTGGGGGTGAGCGAACTCTCCGTCAGCCCGCCGCTGGTGCCCGGCGTGAAGGCCAGGCTGCGCACGCTCTCGCGCGTGCAGTGCCGGGCCGATGTGCAGGCGCTGCTGCGCCTGGAGTCCGCCGAGGCGGTGCGCGCCACGGCGCGCGCACGCTGGCCCATGGAGGCCCAATGA
- a CDS encoding nucleoid-associated protein has translation MAFENLTIGRIIIHEIFRLNEDRTMADPHYGNGLIQLDAEAKDALQKRITEALGSSSHGVEMSIHDSGAQSAWMAAKNIIDAAGNNAQFIQLSQTITAKLAASQTTKVVPGGIVVVIDGTAGHPARPFVCAIKAEPHPGFIKKEENGQLLLEYLKELILTPEAKLYKIGAFIHADPAQVDPQQPTAGWRAFLFDDLITKGNRLGAAHYFYSTFLGLVFPSNSAFQTKEFHTLTKTFIKSANIDEERRSDLLNALTAYLKAEQIATIQVGVFSDTYLGTPELKDAYTHYMEQNEFPVQAIHKDLSEVAPALKKRKITFGHNISLTAPPEEFEGLVRIQAIDGEADEHGQVPKWTQITIRDRIREQE, from the coding sequence ATGGCATTTGAAAACCTCACCATTGGCCGAATCATCATCCATGAGATTTTCCGTCTTAATGAAGACCGGACCATGGCAGACCCTCACTACGGGAATGGGCTGATTCAGCTTGATGCTGAGGCCAAAGATGCCCTTCAAAAGCGCATCACTGAGGCTTTGGGCAGCTCGTCGCATGGCGTTGAAATGAGCATCCATGACTCTGGGGCCCAAAGCGCTTGGATGGCAGCGAAAAATATTATTGACGCTGCGGGCAACAACGCTCAGTTCATCCAGCTTTCACAAACCATCACAGCAAAGCTCGCCGCCTCGCAAACCACAAAGGTTGTACCTGGCGGCATCGTGGTGGTGATTGATGGCACTGCGGGGCACCCTGCACGTCCGTTTGTGTGTGCAATCAAAGCAGAGCCGCATCCGGGCTTCATTAAGAAGGAAGAAAACGGTCAGCTTCTTTTGGAGTACCTCAAAGAGCTCATCCTCACCCCCGAGGCCAAGCTCTACAAAATCGGGGCCTTCATTCATGCTGACCCTGCACAAGTGGACCCCCAACAGCCTACGGCTGGATGGCGTGCATTTCTGTTTGATGACCTGATCACCAAGGGCAACCGCTTGGGGGCCGCTCATTATTTTTACTCCACATTTTTGGGTTTGGTGTTCCCGTCCAACAGTGCCTTTCAGACCAAAGAATTTCACACGCTCACCAAGACCTTCATCAAGTCGGCCAACATTGATGAAGAGCGACGCAGCGACCTCTTGAACGCCCTGACTGCGTACCTTAAAGCCGAACAAATTGCGACCATTCAGGTGGGCGTGTTTTCGGACACGTACCTTGGCACACCAGAACTCAAAGACGCTTACACGCACTACATGGAACAAAACGAGTTCCCCGTGCAAGCCATTCACAAGGATCTGAGTGAGGTTGCTCCTGCCCTCAAAAAGCGCAAGATCACGTTTGGGCACAACATTAGCCTGACCGCCCCTCCTGAGGAATTTGAGGGGCTTGTGCGTATCCAAGCCATTGATGGTGAAGCCGATGAGCATGGGCAAGTGCCCAAGTGGACCCAAATCACCATCAGGGACCGCATTCGGGAACAGGAATGA
- a CDS encoding GTP pyrophosphokinase: MKEAELLARWRAEKPLYEAWSDFISQKVHEGLLASIAPVSLDYFIKVPVKPRLKVDSTLVDKALHRKKYANPYEDLTDKVGMRFVVLLTTDIKKVCEVIDAGVGQGFWEASKDRDYEKERLEKPLEFSYQSVHYVLRAKAGITHQGHSIPEGAPCEVQIRTLLQHAHSELTHDTLYKPKTTAQPEVKRTVAKSMALIEATDEFFEKAIKDLDEAARPGRELLAFLAKLYESGTKVAPGHELSNQIVIDTCFELAPQAPYKEIGDFLQAKGFVFDKIKERLTTRHFFTQPVVLLAYYLAHAKPAQVKDIWPLDRDDLALVFSDLGKKFED; encoded by the coding sequence ATGAAAGAAGCTGAGCTTCTTGCTAGGTGGAGAGCGGAGAAGCCTCTGTACGAGGCTTGGTCTGACTTCATCAGCCAGAAAGTACACGAGGGCTTGCTTGCCAGCATTGCCCCGGTGTCGCTCGACTATTTCATCAAGGTGCCAGTGAAGCCGAGGCTCAAAGTCGATAGCACACTGGTTGATAAGGCCCTGCATCGCAAGAAGTACGCAAACCCCTACGAGGACCTCACCGACAAGGTGGGCATGCGGTTTGTCGTGCTGCTCACCACGGATATCAAGAAGGTCTGTGAGGTCATTGACGCGGGCGTTGGGCAAGGCTTCTGGGAGGCCTCAAAGGATCGGGACTACGAAAAGGAGCGGCTTGAAAAGCCCTTGGAGTTCTCCTATCAGTCGGTGCATTACGTCCTTCGGGCAAAGGCGGGCATCACTCATCAAGGGCACAGCATCCCCGAAGGTGCCCCCTGCGAAGTCCAGATTCGCACCCTGCTGCAACACGCTCACAGTGAGCTGACGCACGACACGCTCTACAAGCCCAAGACCACAGCACAGCCTGAGGTCAAGCGCACGGTCGCAAAGAGCATGGCCCTCATCGAGGCCACCGATGAATTTTTCGAGAAGGCCATCAAGGACCTTGATGAAGCCGCACGACCTGGCCGAGAGCTTCTAGCGTTTTTGGCCAAGCTGTATGAGAGCGGCACCAAGGTTGCACCCGGCCATGAGCTCTCCAATCAGATCGTCATAGACACCTGCTTTGAGTTGGCCCCACAGGCTCCGTACAAGGAAATTGGCGACTTCTTACAGGCCAAGGGCTTTGTCTTCGACAAGATCAAAGAGCGACTCACCACGAGACACTTTTTCACCCAGCCTGTGGTGCTTCTTGCCTACTACCTGGCTCACGCAAAGCCTGCACAAGTCAAAGACATTTGGCCTTTGGATCGGGACGATTTGGCCCTCGTGTTCAGTGATCTTGGGAAGAAGTTCGAGGACTGA
- a CDS encoding H-NS histone family protein, with protein MAKPTYHELKAQAEKLMAQAEQVRKEEVASVAKEVVAKLNEYEISLADLKAAGYAFASQDTGPKFGKPKKAGTGHVAMKYRDPKNSANEWSGRGRSPKWMQDYLAVGKKKDDFLIN; from the coding sequence ATGGCAAAGCCCACGTACCACGAGCTCAAAGCACAAGCCGAAAAGCTCATGGCACAAGCCGAGCAGGTTCGCAAAGAGGAAGTCGCTTCTGTCGCCAAAGAAGTAGTAGCCAAGCTCAATGAATACGAAATCAGCCTAGCCGACCTGAAAGCTGCAGGCTACGCCTTTGCATCGCAAGACACAGGCCCCAAGTTCGGAAAACCCAAGAAAGCGGGCACGGGACACGTAGCGATGAAATATCGCGACCCCAAAAACTCTGCCAATGAATGGTCTGGTCGTGGCCGCTCCCCTAAGTGGATGCAGGACTATCTTGCCGTCGGCAAGAAAAAGGATGACTTTCTGATTAATTGA
- a CDS encoding pilin, with product MKALQKGFTLIELMIVVAIIGILAAVALPAYNNYTNKARYSEMVMAVSPIKTALSVAAQDGSGVTAGAWNPQGTGADRLAVLGDDPNTPAVETNFVLSELTIPLPTANGKVVQTAYDASGALVPAQWNVTGHGTNTLTITGTPQAVGGIAATDTLIFNATVDAQGNVSYNIDANSGCKKKSGGAIC from the coding sequence ATGAAAGCATTACAAAAAGGTTTTACCTTAATCGAGCTGATGATCGTGGTGGCGATCATTGGTATTTTGGCCGCAGTAGCTTTGCCGGCTTACAATAATTACACGAATAAAGCGCGTTATAGTGAAATGGTTATGGCTGTTTCGCCTATCAAGACGGCTCTATCGGTTGCTGCTCAGGACGGCTCGGGTGTAACGGCAGGTGCATGGAATCCACAAGGTACTGGTGCTGACCGTTTGGCTGTGTTGGGTGATGATCCAAATACTCCTGCTGTTGAGACAAACTTTGTTTTGTCTGAATTGACCATCCCTTTGCCAACGGCAAACGGAAAAGTTGTTCAGACTGCATATGATGCCTCTGGTGCCTTGGTTCCCGCTCAATGGAACGTAACTGGCCACGGTACAAACACGTTGACAATTACAGGCACGCCTCAAGCTGTCGGTGGAATTGCGGCTACTGACACTCTAATCTTCAATGCGACTGTTGATGCGCAGGGCAATGTTTCCTACAACATTGATGCAAACTCCGGTTGCAAGAAGAAGAGCGGTGGTGCGATCTGCTAA
- a CDS encoding site-specific integrase has translation MAAIRKRENKDGTESWLVQIRIKGSTPINRSFPTYPEAEQFVRGEESRLRRDQNQKIKGDPRQFSNEIFTDTIRAWIEKNPDKKKRIFRLQTVLRYFGDIRIGMIDEDYVQEYINKMLKTKNRNGYEFAPGSINQHFAAMSVIYKWRAKQLRVPAGDLPFKTSLLPKGWNEGRDRRLEPSEEQCLRARMRRARDNRHHWRLLLNLALESAARYQELLLAEWKHVSIDRRNWHIPKENCKTRKARDVPMSKKMIRTFKMLELLRDPNDPRVFHPFKSKDGTSSSFFFFLEECKIKGFRFHDLRHEAISRMVLYKRDLNMFEIMRIVGHSSIKMLDRYANLRSHELADRMG, from the coding sequence ATGGCAGCAATTAGAAAACGAGAAAACAAAGATGGAACAGAGTCCTGGCTTGTTCAGATTCGCATCAAAGGATCGACACCAATAAACCGATCTTTTCCAACGTATCCAGAAGCTGAGCAATTTGTCAGAGGCGAGGAGTCAAGACTTCGGCGCGATCAAAATCAAAAGATCAAAGGCGACCCGAGACAGTTTAGCAACGAGATTTTTACAGACACGATTCGCGCATGGATCGAGAAAAATCCTGACAAAAAGAAAAGGATATTTCGGCTACAAACCGTACTCAGGTACTTCGGCGACATCCGAATTGGGATGATTGATGAAGATTATGTTCAGGAATACATAAACAAGATGCTGAAAACCAAGAACCGGAATGGGTACGAATTCGCACCAGGCTCCATAAATCAGCACTTCGCTGCAATGAGTGTCATATACAAGTGGAGAGCCAAGCAGCTTCGCGTACCGGCAGGAGATTTACCTTTCAAAACTTCACTTTTGCCCAAAGGATGGAACGAAGGTCGAGATAGGCGTCTTGAACCATCCGAAGAACAATGTCTTCGCGCCCGAATGCGCCGCGCCAGAGACAATCGGCACCATTGGCGTTTGCTTTTAAACCTTGCGCTGGAATCTGCGGCTCGTTATCAGGAACTCCTTCTTGCCGAATGGAAACACGTCTCCATAGACAGAAGAAATTGGCACATTCCAAAGGAGAACTGCAAAACTCGCAAGGCACGCGACGTACCCATGAGCAAGAAGATGATTCGGACATTCAAGATGCTTGAACTACTTCGTGATCCAAATGATCCGAGAGTTTTTCACCCCTTCAAATCAAAAGATGGCACGTCTTCATCATTCTTCTTTTTTCTTGAAGAGTGCAAAATCAAGGGCTTCCGCTTTCATGACTTGCGACACGAAGCCATTTCACGAATGGTTCTCTACAAGCGCGATTTAAACATGTTTGAGATTATGCGCATCGTCGGACATTCGAGCATCAAGATGCTAGATCGGTACGCAAACCTCAGAAGCCACGAATTAGCAGACCGAATGGGATAG
- a CDS encoding Eco57I restriction-modification methylase domain-containing protein, protein MLDWVGYTSDKNLKSVRILEPSCGSGEFLLATIERLLKSCEKKVKAKELSGCIRAVELHKSSFDHATHSVKALLGRFGYSVKDQDELCASWLVHGDFLLTNLPGSFDIVIGNPPYVRQELIPAALLSEYKKRFTTLYDRADLYVLFIERSLELLSDNGQLCFICADRWMKNKYGQPLRQYVSQGFGLKAYMDMTHIDAFHSEVAAYPAITLIERAYTGPTFVAHAKSVEALPKLLFEADAVHAPDIRLARGVVQGSEPWLLDASDLLALVRRLEERFPTLEEDGCKVGIGVATGADKAFIGPMDELDVEPSRKLPLATTRDLDSGHVEWRGLGVVNPFEEDGSLASFKKYPKFAAYLMERQEQIAKRHVAKRDQARWYRTIDRITPSLAQCPKLLIPDIKGEALVAYEPGRLYPHHNLYYVVSDTWDLEALQAILLSDVARLFVATYSTKMRGGFLRFQAQYLRRIRIPAYLSLSVKDKKALISAARSLDKEKANAAAFKVYGISDDEAMLLREHFKKPDQEEKGGA, encoded by the coding sequence ATGCTCGATTGGGTGGGCTACACCAGCGACAAGAATCTCAAATCCGTTCGGATTTTGGAGCCCTCGTGTGGAAGCGGTGAATTTTTGCTCGCTACTATCGAGCGGCTTTTGAAGTCGTGCGAAAAGAAAGTAAAAGCCAAAGAGCTATCCGGCTGCATTCGTGCCGTTGAGCTTCACAAGTCTTCGTTTGATCACGCGACCCATTCCGTTAAAGCGCTTCTAGGCCGCTTCGGATATTCCGTAAAAGATCAAGATGAGCTTTGTGCCAGTTGGCTCGTTCATGGCGATTTTTTGCTCACGAACCTTCCGGGCTCTTTTGACATTGTTATCGGCAATCCGCCTTATGTGCGCCAAGAGCTCATTCCAGCGGCCTTATTGTCCGAATACAAAAAACGATTCACCACGCTCTACGATAGGGCCGACCTGTACGTGCTCTTTATCGAAAGAAGCTTAGAGCTGCTATCAGACAACGGGCAACTGTGCTTCATCTGTGCTGATCGCTGGATGAAGAACAAGTACGGCCAACCACTGCGCCAATACGTGTCCCAAGGCTTTGGTTTGAAGGCCTACATGGACATGACCCATATCGACGCCTTCCACTCGGAAGTTGCGGCCTACCCTGCCATCACGCTCATTGAGCGGGCCTACACCGGCCCTACTTTCGTGGCTCATGCCAAGAGCGTTGAGGCCCTTCCCAAGCTGTTGTTTGAAGCCGATGCAGTCCACGCACCGGATATCAGACTGGCTCGGGGTGTTGTCCAAGGCTCTGAGCCATGGCTACTTGATGCGAGTGATCTACTGGCCCTTGTGCGTCGCTTGGAAGAGCGCTTTCCCACACTAGAAGAAGACGGCTGCAAAGTCGGCATTGGTGTTGCGACGGGGGCAGATAAGGCCTTCATTGGCCCCATGGACGAGTTGGACGTAGAGCCCTCTCGAAAGCTCCCACTTGCGACCACACGAGATTTGGACTCGGGCCACGTGGAGTGGCGAGGCCTTGGGGTCGTGAATCCGTTTGAGGAAGACGGGAGCCTTGCGAGCTTCAAAAAATATCCGAAGTTCGCGGCCTACCTGATGGAGCGTCAGGAACAAATCGCCAAGCGACACGTAGCCAAGCGAGACCAGGCACGCTGGTATCGGACCATTGACCGCATCACGCCAAGCCTGGCTCAGTGCCCCAAGCTGCTGATACCAGACATCAAGGGCGAGGCCCTTGTCGCCTATGAGCCTGGCCGCCTGTACCCGCACCACAACCTCTACTACGTGGTCAGTGATACGTGGGACTTGGAAGCCCTGCAAGCCATTTTGCTATCCGATGTGGCACGGCTTTTCGTCGCCACCTACTCCACCAAGATGCGTGGTGGCTTCCTGCGGTTTCAAGCTCAGTACCTTCGTCGCATTCGCATCCCTGCTTACCTAAGCCTCAGCGTCAAAGACAAGAAAGCGCTGATATCAGCCGCACGAAGCTTGGACAAAGAGAAGGCCAACGCTGCCGCCTTCAAGGTGTACGGAATCAGCGACGATGAGGCTATGCTCTTGCGTGAACACTTTAAAAAACCTGATCAGGAGGAAAAAGGTGGGGCTTGA
- a CDS encoding PaeR7I family type II restriction endonuclease, with protein sequence MNTLKNLIRRKKVGLDLADYDKRAREVVKGFWQARFDAKEKQIREGKQDQGERAGVTGGKNLDGFTKLIVELVHANGLGHAQIYQERAVVVLPGYFRPTKLWDLLVINEGRLIAAIELKSQVGPSFGNNFNNRTEEAIGTAHDFAVAYREGALGKQNPPFMGWLMLVEDAPESRKPVKDKSPHFKVFPEFKDASYLKRYDILCERLMKEKLYTAASVMASPRSAISDGQYSDMSEFTSLSNFVRQFAAHIAAEAAR encoded by the coding sequence GTGAACACTTTAAAAAACCTGATCAGGAGGAAAAAGGTGGGGCTTGATTTAGCAGACTATGACAAGCGTGCTCGGGAAGTCGTCAAAGGTTTTTGGCAAGCCCGATTTGACGCCAAAGAGAAGCAGATTCGAGAAGGCAAACAGGATCAAGGCGAGCGCGCAGGCGTTACGGGCGGGAAGAACCTTGATGGCTTCACCAAGCTGATTGTGGAGCTCGTGCACGCCAATGGCCTTGGGCATGCTCAGATTTATCAAGAGCGTGCAGTCGTGGTGTTGCCCGGCTACTTTCGCCCCACCAAGCTGTGGGACTTGCTGGTGATCAATGAAGGTCGCCTGATAGCAGCCATCGAGCTCAAAAGCCAAGTTGGCCCATCTTTCGGAAATAATTTTAATAATCGTACCGAAGAAGCCATTGGCACTGCTCATGACTTTGCAGTGGCCTATCGCGAGGGTGCTTTGGGCAAGCAAAACCCGCCATTCATGGGCTGGCTGATGCTGGTTGAAGATGCGCCAGAATCTCGCAAGCCCGTCAAAGACAAGAGCCCTCACTTCAAGGTCTTCCCAGAGTTCAAGGATGCGAGCTATCTGAAACGCTACGACATCCTGTGCGAGCGACTGATGAAGGAGAAGCTTTACACGGCTGCAAGCGTGATGGCGTCTCCCCGGTCTGCTATCAGCGACGGCCAATACAGCGACATGTCGGAATTCACCAGCCTATCGAACTTTGTGAGGCAATTTGCAGCCCACATTGCGGCAGAAGCTGCCCGCTGA